In a genomic window of Curtobacterium sp. MCBD17_035:
- a CDS encoding ADP-ribosylglycohydrolase family protein: MDDDVRDRALGSVLAAACGDALGAGYEFGPPLAQDAPVRMRGGGPTGTAPGEWTDDTAMGIPVLEALARGDRLDDARTLGRIVAEWADWAQDAPDAGVQTRAVFAELDANTEAAARAAALAVHQANGRSAGNGSLMRTGPVALAYLGDGTKRGLAAAARRVSELTHHEDDAGDACVLWTAAIRRAVRKGHVDVRTGIPLLPRARRARWLALLDEAEQSNPADFADRNGWVVAALQRAVSAVTRGSDLVDVLERAVRGGNDTDTVAAIAGSLAGARYGAGALPDEWLAVVHGWPGKRIDWLRTLTARALATTH; the protein is encoded by the coding sequence ATGGACGACGACGTGCGTGATCGCGCGCTGGGGTCGGTGCTCGCCGCCGCATGCGGTGACGCCCTCGGCGCCGGCTACGAGTTCGGACCGCCGCTCGCCCAGGACGCGCCCGTGCGCATGCGGGGTGGCGGACCCACGGGTACCGCGCCGGGGGAATGGACCGACGACACCGCGATGGGGATCCCCGTGCTCGAGGCCCTCGCGCGCGGCGATCGCCTCGACGACGCCCGGACGCTCGGACGCATCGTGGCGGAGTGGGCCGACTGGGCGCAGGACGCCCCCGACGCCGGTGTCCAGACCCGCGCGGTGTTCGCCGAGCTCGACGCCAACACCGAGGCCGCTGCCCGCGCCGCCGCACTCGCGGTGCACCAGGCGAACGGCCGGTCCGCTGGCAACGGGTCGCTCATGCGGACCGGGCCCGTCGCGCTCGCGTACCTCGGAGACGGCACGAAGCGGGGACTCGCCGCGGCGGCCCGACGGGTCTCGGAACTGACGCACCACGAGGACGACGCCGGTGACGCCTGCGTGCTCTGGACGGCCGCGATCCGCCGCGCGGTCCGGAAGGGCCACGTCGACGTCCGGACGGGGATCCCGCTCCTGCCGCGGGCACGCCGCGCCCGGTGGCTCGCGCTCCTCGATGAGGCCGAGCAGTCGAACCCGGCGGACTTCGCCGACCGGAACGGCTGGGTCGTGGCGGCGCTCCAGAGGGCCGTCTCCGCCGTCACCCGCGGCAGCGACCTCGTCGACGTCCTCGAGCGCGCGGTCCGGGGCGGGAACGACACCGACACCGTCGCGGCGATCGCGGGCAGCCTCGCCGGCGCCCGGTACGGGGCGGGCGCCCTGCCCGATGAGTGGCTCGCGGTGGTGCACGGCTGGCCCGGCAAGCGCATCGACTGGCTCCGGACCCTGACCGCGCGGGCGCTCGCGACCACGCACTGA